One window of the Microtus ochrogaster isolate Prairie Vole_2 chromosome 10, MicOch1.0, whole genome shotgun sequence genome contains the following:
- the LOC101994488 gene encoding interferon alpha-12-like, translated as MARPCAFLMALVLMSYWSTCSLGCDLPQTHHLRNKGALTLLAQMRRLSPLSCLKDRKDFAFPLENMDAQQIPKAQAIPVLQELTQQVLILFSSKDSSAAWETTLLDTFCTGLHRQLKDLQTCLIQQVGVQEPPLSQEDSLVAVRKYFHRITVYLREKKHSACAWEVVRAEVWRALSSSAKSLSRLSLKE; from the coding sequence ATGGCCAGACCCTGTGCTTTCCTGATGGCCCTGGTGCTGATGAGCTACTGGTCAACCTGCTCTCTGGGGTGTGACCTGCCTCAGACTCATCACCTCAGGAACAAGGGAGCCTTGACACTCCTGGCACAAATGAGGagactctcccctctctcctgcctcaaggACAGAAAGGACTTTGCTTTCCCTCTGGAGAACATGGATGCCCAGCAGATCCCGAAGGCTCAAGCCATCCCTGTCCTGCAGGAGCTGACCCAGCAGGTCCTCATCCTCTTCAGCTCAAAGGACTCATCTGCTGCTTGGGAGACAACCCTCCTAGACACATTCTGCACTGGCCTCCACCGGCAGCTCAAGGACCTGCAGACCTGTCTGATACAGCAGGTGGGGGTGCAGGAACCTCCCCTGAGCCAGGAAGACTCGCTGGTGGCTGTGAGGAAATACTTCCACAGGATCACTGTCTAcctgagagagaagaaacataGTGCTTGTGCCTGGGAGGTGGTCAGAGCAGAAGTCTGGAGAGCCCTGTCTTCCTCAGCCAAATCACTGTCAAGATTGAGCCTGAAGGAGTAG
- the LOC101994188 gene encoding interferon alpha-12, translating to MARLCAFLMTLVLMSYWSTCSLGCDLPQTHHLRNKGALTLLAQMRRLSPLSCLKDRKDFAFPLENVDAQQIQKAQAIPVLQELTQQVLILFSSKDSSAAWETTLLDTFCTGLHQQLKDLQACLMQQVGLQESPLSQEDSLVAVRKYFHRITVYLREKKHSPCAWEVVRAEVWRALSSSANLLSRLSEEQE from the coding sequence ATGGCCAGACTCTGTGCTTTCCTGATGACCCTGGTGCTGATGAGCTACTGGTCAACCTGCTCTCTGGGGTGTGACCTGCCTCAGACTCATCACCTCAGGAACAAGGGAGCCTTGACACTCCTGGCACAAATGAGGagactctcccctctctcctgcctcaaggACAGAAAGGACTTTGCTTTCCCTCTGGAGAACGTGGATGCCCAGCAGATCCAGAAGGCTCAAGCCATCCCTGTCCTGCAGGAGCTGACCCAGCAGGTCCTCATCCTCTTCAGCTCAAAGGACTCATCAGCTGCTTGGGAGACAACCCTCCTAGACACATTCTGCACTGGCCTCCACCAGCAGCTCAAGGACCTGCAGGCCTGTCTGATGCAGCAGGTGGGGTTGCAGGAATCTCCCCTGAGCCAGGAAGACTCGCTGGTGGCTGTGAGGAAATACTTCCACAGGATCACTGTCTAcctgagagagaagaaacacagtcCCTGTGCCTGGGAGGTGGTAAGAGCAGAAGTCTGGAGAGCCCTGTCTTCCTCAGCCAACTTGCTGTCAAGATTGAGTGAGGAGCAGGAGTGA
- the LOC101993905 gene encoding interferon alpha-12-like, protein MARPCSFLMAIVLMSYWSTCSLGCDLPQTHHLRNKGALTLLAQMRRLSPLSCLKDRKDFAFPLEKVDAQQIQKVQAIPVLQELTQQVLILFSSEDSSAAWETTLLDTFCTGLHQQLKDLQACLMQKLGVQEPPLSQEDSLVAVRKYFHRITVYLREKKHSACAWEVVRAEIWRALSSSAKLLARLRVKKE, encoded by the coding sequence ATGGCCAGACCCTGTTCTTTCTTGATGGCCATAGTACTAATGAGCTACTGGTCAACCTGCTCTCTGGGGTGTGACCTGCCTCAGACTCATCACCTCAGGAACAAGGGAGCCTTGACACTCCTGGCACAAATGAGGagactctcccctctctcctgcctcaaggACAGAAAGGACTTTGCTTTCCCTCTGGAGAAGGTGGATGCCCAGCAGATCCAGAAGGTTCAAGCCATCCCTGTCCTGCAGGAGCTGACCCAGCAGGTTCTGATCCTCTTCAGCTCAGAGGACTCATCTGCTGCTTGGGAGACAACCCTCCTAGACACATTCTGCACTGGCCTCCACCAGCAGCTCAAGGACCTGCAGGCCTGTCTGATGCAGAAGTTGGGGGTGCAGGAACCTCCCCTGAGCCAGGAAGACTCCCTGGTGGCTGTGAGGAAATACTTCCACAGGATCACTGTCTAcctgagagagaagaaacacagtgCTTGTGCCTGGGAGGTGGTCAGAGCAGAAATCTGGAGAGCCCTGTCTTCCTCAGCCAAGTTGCTAGCCAGATTGAGGGTGAAGAAGGAGTAA